A window from Prosthecobacter sp. encodes these proteins:
- a CDS encoding DUF1592 domain-containing protein encodes MNRLLLIVVVLAAPLASHAGDAAAVFAKEVRPLLDQYCADCHDADTETAFRLEYLQNPQRVHDSRKLATQVLTQLHEAKMPPKKQKAQPTDAERQRIIAWIETTRNDATLDAGDQTDPGKVVLRRLNRYEYAKTVRDLFSLGMKRTWTYFVAPGKSVPAEGVEYSKRTLNLPWNLPPDEVDYGFDNIGDVLTLPPHLMEAYFDVAGLVVDNVMADSRARLTVVKIQPGEGKSDEQVARENLMRLTARAFRRPVTDEDVQPLVELFLLARAKGEPFDKAMKVPVQAMLVTPDFLYRVEQGVAQKATQNVGPINDYELASRISYFLWSSLPDTELFRLASEGKLSDPAVLEQQVRRMLRDPKVEALAEHFAPQWLQIENIQTVTPDPTLFPAFYKRFLAGAMRTEAIIFFDSVIIQDRSILDLVNSDTTYINGYLAEFYGLIKRSPNKYEGFAFWKATTMPEARRGGVMTMAAVGAVTSTPTRSSPVKRGKWMLEAILGDPPPPPPANVEPLKEENDPNATLTLREKLEQHRANANCAACHQRMDPIGFAMENIDAIGRWRERDGTVPVDATGTLKDGTTIQGTIGLKAEVLRCKDEFARCLTEHLLTYALGRKLEWYDEPATARIVSALQNNDYRFSTLIVEIAKSHPFRNTRQGAATAR; translated from the coding sequence ATGAATCGTCTGCTGCTCATCGTTGTCGTGTTAGCCGCGCCATTGGCATCGCATGCAGGCGACGCAGCGGCGGTCTTTGCGAAAGAGGTCCGCCCATTGCTCGACCAATACTGCGCCGACTGCCACGACGCGGACACCGAGACTGCTTTCCGTCTGGAGTATTTGCAGAATCCGCAACGCGTTCACGACAGCCGCAAGCTCGCCACTCAAGTGCTGACCCAGTTGCATGAGGCGAAGATGCCGCCCAAAAAGCAAAAGGCGCAGCCGACCGACGCCGAACGCCAGCGCATCATTGCCTGGATCGAAACCACGCGAAATGACGCAACGCTCGACGCTGGCGACCAGACCGATCCGGGCAAGGTCGTCCTGCGCCGACTGAACCGCTACGAATACGCGAAGACCGTGCGCGACCTCTTCTCGCTGGGCATGAAGCGCACCTGGACTTACTTCGTTGCGCCGGGCAAAAGCGTTCCCGCGGAGGGAGTCGAATACAGCAAGCGCACCTTGAACCTGCCGTGGAACCTCCCGCCGGACGAAGTGGATTACGGCTTCGACAACATCGGCGATGTGCTGACCCTGCCGCCGCACTTGATGGAGGCCTATTTTGATGTTGCCGGGCTGGTCGTGGATAACGTCATGGCCGATAGCCGGGCTCGGCTCACGGTGGTGAAGATTCAACCGGGTGAAGGCAAGAGCGACGAACAGGTCGCGCGGGAAAACTTGATGCGGCTGACTGCACGCGCGTTTCGCCGTCCGGTCACCGACGAAGATGTGCAGCCCTTGGTCGAGCTTTTTCTCCTCGCACGCGCCAAGGGCGAGCCCTTCGACAAGGCGATGAAGGTACCGGTGCAGGCGATGCTCGTGACGCCCGACTTTCTTTATCGTGTCGAGCAAGGAGTTGCGCAAAAAGCGACTCAGAATGTCGGGCCGATCAACGACTATGAGCTGGCCAGCCGCATCTCGTATTTCCTGTGGAGCAGCTTGCCCGACACGGAACTGTTCCGTCTCGCCAGCGAGGGCAAATTGTCCGACCCAGCCGTACTCGAACAACAAGTCCGCCGCATGCTGCGCGATCCGAAAGTCGAAGCGCTAGCCGAGCACTTCGCGCCGCAATGGTTGCAGATTGAAAATATCCAGACCGTCACGCCAGACCCCACGCTGTTCCCCGCGTTCTACAAGCGATTCCTCGCCGGTGCCATGCGCACCGAGGCGATCATCTTCTTCGATTCCGTCATCATCCAGGACCGCAGCATTCTCGATCTGGTCAATTCCGACACGACCTACATCAACGGCTACCTCGCGGAATTCTACGGGCTGATCAAGCGGTCGCCGAACAAGTACGAAGGATTCGCGTTCTGGAAGGCGACCACTATGCCGGAAGCGCGTCGCGGAGGCGTCATGACCATGGCCGCGGTCGGTGCCGTCACGTCCACACCAACACGTTCAAGTCCCGTCAAGCGCGGCAAATGGATGTTGGAAGCCATCTTGGGCGATCCACCGCCGCCACCGCCTGCCAACGTCGAACCGCTCAAAGAAGAGAACGATCCCAATGCCACGCTGACTCTTCGCGAGAAGCTGGAACAGCATCGCGCAAACGCGAACTGCGCGGCCTGCCATCAACGCATGGATCCCATCGGCTTTGCCATGGAAAACATCGACGCCATCGGCCGCTGGCGGGAGCGCGATGGCACCGTGCCCGTTGATGCGACCGGCACGCTCAAGGACGGCACGACGATTCAAGGCACCATCGGATTGAAGGCCGAGGTGCTCCGTTGCAAGGACGAGTTCGCACGCTGCCTCACCGAGCACCTGCTCACATACGCCCTCGGCAGGAAACTGGAGTGGTATGACGAGCCAGCCACTGCCCGCATCGTCAGCGCCCTGCAAAACAACGATTACCGGTTCTCGACGCTCATCGTCGAGATCGCGAAATCACATCCGTTTCGCAATACACGACAGGGTGCCGCGACGGCACGTTGA
- a CDS encoding DUF1552 domain-containing protein has protein sequence MKPISRREMLRGTGAALALPLLEAMQAPRAFAAAAKPPCRMVFVYASTGVAVPYWTPKGEGADYEMSPTLSTLKAFKDDMLVISGLDHRREDRASNEHDMASSTLLSTAPIGQRDRATYATGISVDQVAAKKLGDLTRLPSLELGCDANSSRMHVSNVSWRGPAMPMGREFRPRQVFARLFGDPSGDAYRRSTLDYVLGSARRLQSRLGAQDRDKLGEYLESIHSIEQRIAAAERHAVAVAPKMALPEGVPGDFSEHLRLMCDLLVVALQSDVTRVSTFMFANESDDHAFPQLGIPEGHHALSHYNPLTDEGKAQEAKLQKVDQFYIEHFEYLLSKMKATRDGEGTLLDNCMVCYASGLSYPNKHSRIDIPVVLAGRAGGTLAPGRHVRHPAGTPFSNLLLSMLDRMDVPLDRVSDSTGRLPGLT, from the coding sequence ATGAAACCCATCTCACGACGCGAAATGCTGAGAGGCACGGGCGCGGCGCTCGCGCTGCCGTTGCTCGAAGCCATGCAGGCGCCGCGCGCTTTCGCGGCTGCGGCGAAGCCGCCGTGCCGCATGGTCTTCGTCTATGCTTCCACCGGCGTGGCGGTGCCGTATTGGACGCCGAAAGGTGAGGGCGCGGATTACGAGATGTCGCCGACGTTGAGCACGCTGAAGGCGTTCAAGGACGACATGCTGGTGATCAGCGGGCTGGATCACCGCCGCGAAGACCGGGCGAGCAACGAGCACGACATGGCATCCTCCACTTTGCTCAGCACGGCACCGATTGGACAGCGTGACCGTGCGACTTATGCCACGGGTATTTCGGTGGACCAGGTGGCGGCGAAAAAATTGGGCGATCTGACCCGGCTGCCGTCGCTCGAACTGGGCTGCGACGCCAACTCGAGCCGCATGCACGTCAGCAACGTCTCGTGGCGCGGGCCGGCCATGCCGATGGGGCGCGAGTTTCGGCCACGGCAGGTTTTCGCGCGGCTGTTTGGCGATCCGAGCGGCGATGCGTATCGCCGCAGCACTCTCGATTACGTGCTCGGCAGCGCGCGCCGGTTGCAATCGCGCCTCGGCGCGCAGGATCGCGACAAGCTCGGTGAATATCTCGAATCCATTCACTCCATCGAGCAGCGCATCGCTGCGGCGGAACGGCATGCGGTGGCGGTCGCGCCGAAAATGGCATTGCCCGAAGGCGTGCCGGGCGACTTCAGCGAGCATCTCCGGCTGATGTGCGACCTGCTGGTGGTGGCGCTGCAAAGCGATGTCACGCGCGTGAGCACGTTCATGTTCGCGAACGAGAGCGACGACCACGCGTTCCCGCAGCTCGGCATTCCCGAAGGGCACCACGCGCTCTCGCACTACAATCCGCTCACCGACGAAGGCAAGGCGCAGGAGGCGAAGCTGCAGAAGGTCGATCAATTCTACATCGAGCACTTCGAGTATCTGCTGAGCAAGATGAAGGCGACGCGCGATGGCGAGGGCACGCTGCTGGACAATTGCATGGTCTGCTACGCCAGCGGCCTGAGTTATCCCAACAAACACAGCCGCATCGACATCCCGGTGGTGCTCGCTGGCCGCGCCGGCGGCACGCTGGCTCCCGGACGCCATGTCCGCCACCCTGCTGGCACACCCTTCTCGAATTTGCTCTTGTCGATGCTCGACCGGATGGACGTGCCGCTCGACCGGGTGAGCGACAGCACCGGGCGCCTGCCCGGCCTAACATGA
- a CDS encoding amidohydrolase family protein: MKPLIIHNINAILPDKLLSNARVVVREGRIAEISAASKSMPKDAEVVDGMGGYLSPGFVDVHVHGGGGGDFMDGTTEAARVACQTHFRHGTTTIFPTTTTGTPTEIHAMIKACQTIGKEATAGGLPRIPGIHLYGPFFAADKVGAHPAAGRRDPTPEEFRAYFKTGFIRIATCAAELRGAAAFYQMARKEGCFITCGHSNASWSEMDRAFRDGMRHVDHFWCAMSDVSSVRARLGTPMQGSMEEYVLFNTDMSTEVIADGQHLAPELLLFAYRMIGPKRLFLVTDSSRAVDMPIGSYKIGNIHTGNDITHDGKVSRTATGLGSSSVGMDHMVRTMKASSGAPLWEVIRMASLTPAERLGIDKEVGSLKAGKRADLVLFSKTLRVKQVWLGDNSPL, translated from the coding sequence ATGAAGCCACTCATCATCCACAACATCAACGCCATCTTGCCGGACAAGCTGTTGTCGAATGCACGAGTGGTCGTGCGTGAGGGGCGCATCGCGGAGATCAGCGCGGCGTCGAAGTCTATGCCGAAGGATGCGGAGGTGGTGGATGGGATGGGTGGTTATCTGTCACCAGGGTTTGTCGATGTGCATGTGCATGGCGGCGGCGGCGGTGACTTCATGGACGGCACGACGGAGGCGGCGCGGGTGGCCTGCCAGACGCACTTTCGCCATGGCACGACGACAATTTTTCCCACCACGACCACGGGAACACCGACGGAGATTCATGCGATGATCAAGGCGTGCCAGACGATTGGCAAGGAGGCTACGGCTGGTGGACTGCCGCGCATTCCGGGGATTCATCTCTACGGGCCGTTCTTCGCGGCGGACAAGGTGGGCGCGCATCCCGCTGCGGGTCGTCGCGATCCCACGCCGGAAGAATTCCGCGCGTATTTCAAGACCGGCTTCATCCGCATCGCCACCTGCGCGGCGGAGCTGCGTGGCGCGGCGGCGTTTTATCAGATGGCGCGGAAAGAGGGCTGCTTCATCACTTGTGGGCACTCGAATGCCTCGTGGTCGGAGATGGACCGAGCGTTTCGCGATGGCATGCGGCATGTGGACCATTTCTGGTGTGCGATGAGCGATGTGAGCTCCGTGCGCGCACGCCTGGGCACACCGATGCAGGGCAGCATGGAAGAATACGTGCTCTTCAACACTGACATGAGCACCGAGGTCATTGCCGACGGCCAGCATCTCGCGCCCGAGCTGCTGCTGTTCGCGTATCGCATGATCGGACCGAAGCGTTTGTTTTTGGTGACGGACTCCAGCCGTGCGGTGGACATGCCCATTGGCAGCTACAAGATCGGCAACATTCACACCGGCAACGACATCACGCACGATGGCAAGGTCAGCCGCACGGCCACGGGACTCGGCAGCAGTTCAGTGGGCATGGATCACATGGTACGCACGATGAAGGCCAGCAGCGGAGCGCCGCTTTGGGAAGTGATCCGCATGGCCAGTCTCACACCCGCAGAGCGTCTCGGCATCGACAAAGAAGTCGGCAGCCTGAAGGCCGGCAAGCGCGCCGACCTCGTGCTGTTTTCCAAGACGCTGCGAGTGAAACAGGTGTGGCTGGGCGACAATTCGCCGCTGTAA
- a CDS encoding alpha/beta hydrolase — translation MNAIARSRHLFTALLLSAVAQAQPVKETVIYKKADGMEVKLDVFHDGTTKPRPAVVWIHGGGVINGHREQLSGQVRDFAFANGYVLVSLDYRLAPESKLPAVVSDIEDAFHWMRGEGATRFGIDPNRIAVSGGSAGGFITLIAGFRVQPAPRVLLSFWGYGEILTDWATKPSPHPRHNAKKITDEEFAKQLGGPPVSDSRLRKGDGGLIYIHGRQTGKWGEMLSGVDPLREPEKITPYLPLKNVSPKYPATTLIHGTVDTDVPFEQSQLMAREFEKHGVPFQLHAIKNGEHGLGGGDPEEIKEAYRKAFDFVKHHLELP, via the coding sequence ATGAATGCCATCGCCCGGTCGCGTCACCTGTTCACGGCACTACTGCTCTCCGCAGTCGCACAGGCACAGCCCGTGAAAGAAACCGTGATCTACAAGAAGGCAGACGGCATGGAGGTCAAACTCGATGTCTTCCACGATGGCACCACAAAACCAAGACCAGCGGTGGTGTGGATTCACGGCGGCGGGGTGATCAACGGACATCGTGAACAACTCAGCGGGCAGGTGCGCGACTTTGCGTTCGCCAACGGCTATGTGCTCGTATCGCTTGATTATCGTCTGGCACCGGAGTCGAAGCTGCCTGCGGTCGTCAGTGACATCGAGGATGCGTTTCATTGGATGCGCGGTGAGGGTGCGACGCGCTTCGGCATTGATCCAAATCGTATCGCCGTCAGCGGCGGCTCGGCGGGCGGTTTTATCACGTTGATCGCGGGTTTTCGTGTGCAGCCCGCGCCGCGTGTGTTGCTGTCGTTCTGGGGTTACGGCGAGATTCTTACCGACTGGGCGACGAAACCGAGTCCGCATCCGCGTCACAACGCGAAGAAAATCACGGATGAAGAGTTCGCCAAGCAACTTGGCGGACCACCGGTGTCCGATTCGCGACTGCGCAAAGGCGATGGCGGCCTGATTTACATTCACGGTCGTCAAACGGGCAAGTGGGGCGAGATGCTCTCGGGTGTCGATCCGTTGCGCGAGCCGGAAAAGATCACGCCGTACCTGCCTCTGAAGAATGTCAGCCCAAAGTATCCGGCGACGACGCTGATTCACGGCACGGTGGACACCGATGTGCCCTTCGAGCAATCGCAGCTCATGGCGCGTGAGTTCGAGAAGCACGGCGTCCCCTTTCAACTGCACGCGATCAAGAACGGCGAGCATGGTCTCGGCGGCGGCGATCCTGAGGAGATCAAAGAGGCGTATCGAAAAGCATTCGATTTCGTGAAACACCATCTCGAGCTGCCTTGA
- a CDS encoding fumarate reductase/succinate dehydrogenase flavoprotein subunit: MADYQTHEHDVLIIGAGGAGLRAAIEASTAGVKVGLICKSLLGKAHTVMAEGGIAAALANVDDRDNWRVHFSDTMRGGQYVNNWRMAEIHAKEAPDRVRELEAWGAVFDRTPDGRILQRNFGGHKYPRLAHVGDRTGLELIRTLQDHGIHQGIDVHMEHTVVTLLKDGERVVGALAYERERGRFKVFKAKAVVLATGGLGRAYKITSNSWEGTGDGVGLGYDAGAELIDMEFVQFHPTGMVWPPSVVGILVTEGVRGEGGILTNNQGKRFMFDSIPDNYKAQTADNAEEGWRYCQGDKNARRPPELLTRDHVARCIVREIKEGRGSPHGGVFLDIAWIKEKIADSAAHIQRKLPSMYHQFKQLADIDITQEPMEVGPTTHYAMGGIRVDADTQMSNVPGLFAAGECAAGINGANRLGGNSLSDIIVFGKRAGEFAAKYVKEHGAGQVNNDQIDEAVRRSLEPFERGATKGGGAEGPYQVQAELQEMMQDLVGIVRTEDEMQRALDGLGKLWERARKVAVYGHREYNPGWHTAIDLHNLMTVSEAITRSAIERKESRGAHFREDYENKDAAFGKVNTVVSKAADGTMQVRRESIPEMPEHLKQVIEEMK; the protein is encoded by the coding sequence ATGGCCGACTACCAGACCCACGAACACGACGTGCTGATCATCGGTGCGGGAGGCGCGGGACTGCGTGCGGCCATCGAAGCATCGACGGCGGGCGTGAAGGTGGGCTTGATTTGCAAGTCGTTGCTCGGCAAGGCGCACACGGTGATGGCCGAGGGCGGCATCGCGGCGGCGCTGGCGAATGTCGATGATCGCGACAACTGGCGGGTCCATTTTTCCGACACGATGCGCGGCGGGCAATACGTGAACAACTGGCGCATGGCGGAGATTCACGCGAAAGAGGCACCTGACCGCGTGCGCGAACTGGAGGCCTGGGGCGCGGTGTTTGATCGCACGCCGGATGGCCGCATCCTTCAGCGCAATTTCGGCGGGCACAAGTATCCGCGCCTGGCGCATGTGGGTGATCGCACGGGGCTGGAGCTGATCCGTACCCTGCAAGACCACGGCATTCATCAGGGCATCGACGTTCACATGGAACACACGGTGGTGACGCTGCTCAAGGATGGAGAGCGCGTCGTCGGTGCGCTGGCGTATGAGAGGGAGCGGGGACGCTTCAAGGTGTTCAAGGCAAAGGCGGTGGTGCTTGCCACCGGCGGCCTGGGACGCGCCTACAAGATCACGAGCAACAGTTGGGAAGGCACCGGCGATGGCGTGGGACTGGGCTACGACGCGGGTGCGGAACTGATCGACATGGAGTTCGTGCAGTTCCATCCCACCGGCATGGTCTGGCCGCCGAGCGTGGTGGGCATTCTCGTCACCGAAGGCGTGCGCGGCGAGGGCGGTATCCTGACGAACAATCAAGGCAAGCGCTTCATGTTCGACTCGATCCCCGACAACTACAAAGCGCAGACGGCCGACAACGCCGAGGAAGGCTGGCGCTACTGCCAGGGCGACAAGAATGCGCGCCGTCCGCCCGAGCTGCTCACGCGCGATCATGTGGCGCGCTGCATCGTGCGCGAAATCAAAGAGGGCCGTGGCAGCCCGCACGGCGGCGTGTTTCTCGACATCGCATGGATCAAAGAAAAAATCGCGGACTCTGCCGCGCACATTCAGCGCAAGTTGCCGAGCATGTATCACCAGTTCAAGCAACTGGCCGACATCGACATCACCCAGGAGCCGATGGAGGTCGGCCCCACCACGCATTACGCCATGGGCGGTATTCGCGTGGATGCCGACACACAGATGTCCAACGTGCCCGGCCTGTTCGCCGCGGGCGAATGCGCCGCCGGCATCAACGGCGCGAACCGTCTCGGCGGAAACTCGTTGTCCGACATCATCGTGTTCGGCAAACGGGCCGGTGAGTTCGCCGCAAAGTATGTGAAGGAGCACGGTGCCGGACAGGTGAACAACGATCAGATCGATGAAGCTGTGCGTCGCTCGCTGGAGCCGTTCGAGCGTGGTGCAACCAAGGGCGGCGGCGCTGAAGGGCCGTATCAAGTGCAGGCCGAGTTGCAGGAGATGATGCAGGACCTCGTCGGCATCGTGCGCACCGAGGACGAGATGCAGCGCGCGCTGGACGGGCTTGGCAAGTTGTGGGAACGGGCGCGCAAGGTCGCAGTTTATGGTCATCGCGAATACAACCCCGGCTGGCACACGGCGATTGATTTGCACAACCTCATGACCGTGTCCGAAGCCATCACGCGCTCCGCCATCGAACGCAAGGAAAGCCGCGGCGCGCACTTCCGCGAGGACTACGAGAACAAGGACGCCGCTTTTGGCAAAGTGAACACGGTGGTCAGCAAAGCAGCAGACGGGACTATGCAGGTGCGCCGCGAGTCCATCCCTGAAATGCCAGAGCACCTCAAACAAGTCATCGAGGAAATGAAGTGA
- a CDS encoding succinate dehydrogenase/fumarate reductase iron-sulfur subunit codes for MNTATFSIYRGDSNGGKFEDYTTEVSEGMVVLDAVHGIQSAQANDLACRWNCKAGKCGSCSAEINGMPRLMCMTRLNSLPLDKPVTIEPIKAFPHVRDLVTDVSWNFAAKMKIKKFKPRPPDAPDGSWRMAQGDIDRVQEFRKCIECFLCQDVCHVLREHNKHEEFIGPRLLVYTAALEMHPLDTEDRLQDLKDAYGIGYCNITKCCTKVCPEDITITDNAIIPLKERVVDEFYDPLKRALKLLRPKPKPENDHV; via the coding sequence ATGAACACAGCCACCTTCAGCATTTATCGCGGCGACTCGAACGGCGGGAAGTTCGAGGACTACACAACCGAGGTGTCGGAAGGCATGGTGGTGCTGGACGCCGTGCACGGCATTCAGTCCGCGCAGGCCAATGACCTCGCCTGCCGCTGGAACTGCAAGGCCGGCAAGTGCGGCTCATGTTCCGCCGAGATCAACGGCATGCCCCGGCTCATGTGCATGACTCGCTTGAATTCGCTGCCGCTCGACAAGCCGGTCACGATTGAGCCGATCAAGGCATTTCCGCATGTGCGCGACCTCGTGACGGATGTGTCGTGGAACTTCGCCGCCAAGATGAAGATCAAGAAGTTCAAGCCACGTCCGCCCGATGCGCCCGACGGCTCCTGGCGCATGGCGCAGGGCGACATTGACCGCGTGCAGGAGTTCCGCAAATGCATCGAGTGCTTCCTCTGCCAGGATGTCTGCCACGTCCTGCGCGAGCACAACAAACATGAGGAATTCATCGGCCCGCGCCTGCTCGTTTACACCGCGGCGCTGGAGATGCACCCGCTCGACACCGAGGACCGTTTGCAGGACTTGAAGGACGCGTACGGCATCGGCTACTGCAACATCACCAAGTGCTGCACCAAGGTCTGCCCCGAGGACATCACCATCACCGACAACGCCATCATCCCGCTCAAGGAGCGCGTGGTGGATGAATTCTACGATCCATTGAAACGGGCGCTCAAGCTGTTGCGCCCCAAACCCAAACCGGAGAACGACCATGTTTGA